Proteins from one Coffea arabica cultivar ET-39 chromosome 8c, Coffea Arabica ET-39 HiFi, whole genome shotgun sequence genomic window:
- the LOC140013549 gene encoding berberine bridge enzyme-like 5: protein MGIRSGDHDFEGSSYTSNIPFFVLDMSNFRSISIDIKGRTAWVGAGATVGEAYNSIYEANSNLGFPAAYCPTVGIGGHISGGGYGPLVRQFGLATDNVIDANGRVLDRKSMGEDLFWAIRGGDGASFAVILGYKLKLVEIPEKVTAFSINRTWEQNATQLLYKWQYIAPKLPLNLVITPQIVSINSNQTGKRTVQVTFVSVFRGKVDELLSIMNQQFPELGLKKEDCTEMLWIQYFAYAGGLPTSSIKEFLTSRVSSTKLYYKAKSDFVKEPIPEKEIEEILRKLNELPPFVGMLEWNHFGGGVMETIPESSLICFVS, encoded by the coding sequence ATGGGAATTCGAAGCGGTGACCATGACTTTGAGGGAAGCTCCTACACTTCTAACATCCCATTTTTTGTCCTTGACATGTCCAACTTTCGTTCAATCTCCATAGATATTAAAGGTCGAACCGCATGGGTTGGAGCTGGAGCAACCGTTGGGGAAGCATACAACAGCATTTATGAGGCGAATAGCAATCTAGGATTTCCAGCTGCCTACTGCCCTACTGTTGGCATTGGTGGGCACATCAGTGGCGGAGGCTATGGTCCATTGGTAAGGCAGTTTGGCCTGGCCACGGACAATGTCATCGATGCAAACGGAAGAGTTCTCGACAGAAAGAGCATGGGTGAGGATCTCTTTTGGGCTATTAGAGGTGGAGACGGTGCTAGTTTTGCTGTCATTCTTGGATACAAGTTGAAATTGGTTGAAATTCCCGAGAAAGTTACTGCATTTTCCATCAACAGAACCTGGGAACAAAATGCAACTCAACTTCTGTACAAGTGGCAATATATTGCCCCAAAGTTACCACTGAACCTTGTTATCACACCCCAAATTGTCAGtatcaattcaaatcaaacagGTAAGAGAACTGTACAAGTTACATTTGTGTCTGTTTTCCGTGGCAAAGTTGATGAACTGCTTTCAATCATGAACCAACAATTTCCTGAGTTGGGGTTGAAGAAAGAGGACTGCACCGAAATGCTATGGATCCAATATTTTGCTTATGCCGGCGGTCTACCAACTAGTAGCATTAAAGAGTTCCTGACCAGCAGAGTCTCTTCAACTAAACTGTATTACAAGGCTAAATCCGATTTTGTCAAAGAGCCTATCCCTGAAAAAGAGATTGAAGAGATATTGAGAAAGCTTAATGAATTACCTCCCTTTGTGGGAATGCTGGAGTGGAATCATTTTGGAGGAGGGGTAATGGAAACAATTCCCGAATCATCTCTAATTTGTTTCGTCAGTTAA
- the LOC113702777 gene encoding transcriptional corepressor LEUNIG-like, with amino-acid sequence MGFPFGHNRDPRHTVGRGTDVSKVFTFMEVSSVRASAGKVICCHFSSDGKLLASGGHDKKAVLWYTSTLKPKATLEEHSMLITDVRFSPSMARLATSSFDKTVRVWDADNPGYTLRNFTGHSAGVMSLDFHPNNDDLICSCDGDGEIRYWSINTGSCSRAFKGGMAQVRFQPRLGRYLAAAAENVVSILDVESQACRHILKGHTKPVHSVCWDPSGELLASVSEDSVRVWSLASGSDGECVHELSCNGNKFHSCVFHPTYSSLLVIGCYQSLELWNMAESKIMTLPAHEGLIASLAVSPVTGLIASASHDKIVKLWK; translated from the exons ATGGGATTCCCTTTTGGACACAATCGAG ATCCCCGACATACGGTTGGTCGTGGCACGGATGTTAGCAAAG tgtTCACGTTTATGGAAGTAAGTTCTGTTCGTGCAAGTGCTGGTAAAGTGATCTGCTGCCACTTCTCATCAGATGGTAAGCTACTAGCTAGTGGCGGCCATGATAAAAAG GCTGTTTTGTGGTATACAAGTACTTTAAAGCCTAAAGCAACACTTGAAGAGCACTCAATGCTTATTACTGATGTTCGTTTCAGTCCAAGCATGGCACGCCTTGCAACATCTTCTTTTGATAAAACTGTCCGGGTTTGGGATGCAGATAAT CCTGGGTATACACTTCGTAACTTTACTGGACATTCTGCTGGTGTAATGTCTTTGGACTTCCACCCGAATAATGATGATCTTATATGCTCATGTGATGGGGATGGTGAGATAAGATATTGGAGCATCAATACTGGTAGCTGTTCAAGAGCATTCAAG GGGGGCATGGCACAGGTGAGATTTCAGCCACGTCTTGGAAGATATCTTGCTGCAGCTGCTGAGAATGTCGTGTCAATACTGGATGTGGAGTCACAGGCTTGTCGGCATATATTAAAG GGGCATACAAAACCAGTACATTCTGTTTGCTGGGATCCTTCTGGTGAGCTCCTGGCATCTGTTAGTGAGGACTCTGTCAGAGTCTGGTCATTGGCATCGGGAAGCGACGGAGAATGTGTGCACGAGCTTAGTTGTAATGGCAACAAATTTCATTCCTGTGTTTTCCATCCTACATATTCGTCATTGTTGGTTATTGGATGTTACCAG TCTCTGGAGCTTTGGAACATGGCGGAGAGCAAGATCATGACCCTGCCAGCACATGAAGGATTGATTGCTTCCTTGGCTGTTTCTCCCGTTACAGGCCTGATTGCTTCAGCCAGTCATGACAAGATTGTTAAGCTGTGGAAATAA
- the LOC113706985 gene encoding T-complex protein 1 subunit eta-like, with the protein MATMLQPQIILLKEGTDTSQGKPQLLSNINACTAVADVVRSTLGPRGMDKLIHDEKGNTTISNDGATIMKLLDIIHPAAKILVDIAKSQDSEVGDGTTTVVLLAAEFLKEAKPFIEDGVHPQNLIRSYRTAGHLAIEKVKELAVSIEGKSLEEKKSLLANCAATSLSSKLIGGEKDFFASMVVDAVLAIGNDDRLNMIGIKKVPGGNMRDSFLVNGVAFKKTFSYAGFEQQPKKFVNPKILLLNIELELKSEKENAEIRLSDPSQYQSIVDAEWNIIYDKLDKCVKSGAKIILSRLAIGDLATQYFADRDVFCAGRVTEEDLHRVAAATGGTIQTTVNNVIDEVLGSCEIFEEKQVGNERFNIFSGCPSGQTATIVLRGGADQFIEEAERSLHDAIMIVRRAVKNSTVVAGGGAIDMEISRYLRQHARTIAGKSQLFINSYAKALEIIPRQLCDNAGFDATDVLNKLRQKHALPSGEGALYGVDINTGGIADSFANFVWEPSVVKINAINAATEAACLILSVDETVKNPKSESAQGDAAASAMGRGRGGAAFRGRGRGMRRR; encoded by the exons ATGGCGACTATGCTG CAACCTCAGATCATACTGCTAAAGGAAGGCACTGATACATCCCAAGGAAAGCCACAGTTGTTGAGCAATATAAATGCTTGTACAGCTGTGGCTGATGTGGTGCGCAGCACCCTTGGACCTAGGGGTATGGACAAGTTGATCCATGATGAGAAGGGTAACACCACTATTTCCAATGATGGTGCCACAATAATGAAGCTTCTCGACATTATTCACCCTGCGGCTAAGATTCTTGTTGACATTGCCAAGTCCCAGGACTCTGAG GTTGGTGATGGGACCACAACTGTTGTTTTGCTAGCAGCAGAGTTCTTGAAGGAGGCAAAACCTTTTATTGAAGATGGAGTGCATCCTCAAAATCTGATTAGAAGTTATCGTACAGCTGGCCATTTG GCAATTgaaaaggtgaaagaattgGCTGTTAGCATTGAAGGAAAGAGCTTAGAAGAGAAGAAAAGCTTACTAGCTAACTGTGCTGCTACATCACTCTCCTCAAAACTCATTGGTGGTGAGAAGGATTTCTTTGCATCTATGGTTGTAGATGCTGTCCTTGCTATTGGAAATGACGATAGGCTAAACATGATTGGTATCAAAAAG GTTCCTGGTGGTAACATGAGGGATTCTTTTCTTGTAAATGGCGTTGCCTTTAAGAAAACATTCTCATATGCTGGTTTTGAACAGCAACCAAAGAAATTTGTAAATCCCAAGATACTTTTGCTGAATATAGAATTGGAACTGAAATCAGAGAAAGAGAATGCTGAAATAAG GCTCTCAGATCCATCGCAGTATCAGTCAATAGTTGATGCAGAATGGAATATCATTTATGACAAGTTAGATAAATGTGTGAAAAGTGGGGCTAAAATCATTTTATCTCGGCTGGCTATTGGTGACCTAGCAACGCAG TATTTTGCAGATCGGGATGTATTCTGTGCTGGTCGTGTTACTGAGGAGGATCTGCATCGGGTGGCTGCTGCAACTGGCGGAACTATACAGACCACAGTGAATAATGTTATTGATGAG gtTCTTGGCTCTTGTGAGATATTTGAGGAGAAGCAAGTTGGAAATGAGCGGTTTAATATTTTTAGCGGATGCCCATCAGGCCAGACAGCCACTATTGTTCTTCGCGGTGGAGCAGATCAG TTTATTGAGGAAGCTGAACGAAGTCTGCATGATGCAATTATGATTGTGAGAAGGGCTGTGAAGAACTCTACTGTTGTTGCTGGTGGTGGTGCTATAGAT ATGGAGATAAGCAGATACTTGAGGCAGCATGCGCGTACAATAGCTGGGAAGTCTCAGCTCTTTATTAATTCTTATGCTAAAGCCCTTGAG ATAATCCCCCGGCAGTTGTGTGACAATGCTGGTTTTGATGCAACTGatgtcttgaacaaattaagaCAAAAACACGCACTGCCATCTG GTGAGGGTGCACTTTATGGGGTGGATATTAATACTGGTGGAATCGCTGATTCATTTGCCAACTTTGTATGGGAGCCATCAGTGGTGAAG ATAAATGCCATAAATGCAGCTACTGAAGCAGCTTGCCTGATCTTAAGTGTAGATGAAACAGTTAAAAATCCCAAG TCCGAGAGCGCACAAGGAGATGCTGCTGCAAGTGCTATGGGTAGAGGGCGCGGAGGTGCAGCATTCCGAGGTCGTGGAAGGGGGATGAGGAGGCGATGA